In Tsuneonella dongtanensis, a single window of DNA contains:
- a CDS encoding aldehyde dehydrogenase family protein: protein MKAINPRTGEADYAFDEDSPGAVAEAAARLRSLQPEWEARGPEGRAAILQAFADALERHAAPIVAALEVDTGRTAIARVELESVARRARGWAMRGPQVFAGLPRDATPSATPGFTIEPRWSAYPLFGAIAPWNFPLLLSHIDALPALAAGCAALIKPSEVTPRFVEPLRAALAEVPELPLAYVMGGAETGQALIASVDYVCFTGSTATGRKVAETAARALIPANLELGGKDPMIVTASADPVHAAQVALRASVVATGQGCQSIERVYVARAIFQPFLAALVEAAEAVETTGADPTRGHLGPFIFPAQAAKVAAQIDDARARGATIHTGGEIETQGGGRYMRPTVLTGLTDEMALMREETFGPVIPVIPFDTVEEAIALANAGDYGLSASVIAGDAEEAAAIGERIDAGAISLQDGALTTMVGDATNHSRKGSGLGPSRMGDEGMLRFLRRQALIRQTGTPATIEMFREGPAQ, encoded by the coding sequence ATGAAGGCGATCAACCCGCGCACCGGCGAAGCGGACTACGCGTTCGACGAGGATTCGCCGGGCGCCGTCGCAGAGGCTGCGGCCCGACTGCGGTCGTTGCAGCCCGAGTGGGAGGCGCGCGGTCCGGAAGGGCGGGCGGCGATCCTTCAAGCTTTTGCCGACGCGTTGGAGCGCCACGCGGCCCCGATCGTCGCCGCGCTGGAAGTCGACACGGGGCGCACCGCCATCGCCCGGGTCGAACTCGAGAGTGTGGCGCGCCGCGCGCGCGGCTGGGCCATGCGCGGGCCGCAGGTGTTCGCGGGGCTGCCGCGCGACGCCACGCCGTCCGCAACGCCCGGCTTCACCATCGAACCGCGCTGGTCGGCCTATCCGCTGTTCGGCGCCATCGCTCCGTGGAACTTCCCGCTGCTGCTGTCGCACATCGATGCGCTGCCCGCGCTCGCCGCCGGGTGCGCCGCGCTCATCAAGCCGAGCGAAGTGACCCCGCGCTTCGTCGAGCCGCTGCGCGCGGCGCTGGCCGAAGTGCCCGAACTGCCGCTGGCCTACGTCATGGGCGGCGCGGAGACCGGTCAGGCTTTGATCGCCAGTGTCGACTACGTCTGCTTCACCGGGTCGACGGCGACCGGGCGCAAGGTCGCCGAGACGGCGGCCCGCGCGCTGATCCCGGCGAACCTCGAACTTGGCGGCAAGGACCCGATGATCGTTACCGCCTCGGCGGACCCGGTCCACGCGGCGCAGGTCGCGCTCCGCGCCTCGGTGGTGGCGACCGGGCAGGGATGCCAGTCGATCGAGCGGGTCTATGTCGCGCGCGCCATCTTCCAGCCGTTCCTCGCCGCGCTGGTCGAGGCGGCAGAAGCGGTGGAAACGACGGGCGCCGACCCGACGCGCGGCCATCTCGGCCCGTTCATCTTCCCCGCGCAGGCCGCCAAGGTCGCAGCGCAGATCGACGATGCACGGGCCAGGGGCGCGACCATCCACACCGGCGGCGAGATCGAGACGCAGGGCGGCGGACGATACATGCGCCCCACGGTGCTGACCGGCCTGACCGACGAAATGGCGCTCATGCGCGAGGAAACCTTCGGGCCGGTCATCCCGGTGATCCCGTTCGACACCGTCGAAGAGGCGATCGCGCTCGCCAACGCGGGGGATTACGGGCTGTCCGCCTCGGTCATCGCGGGTGATGCGGAGGAAGCCGCGGCGATCGGCGAGCGGATCGATGCCGGCGCGATCTCGCTGCAGGACGGTGCGCTGACGACCATGGTGGGCGACGCCACCAATCATTCGCGCAAAGGTTCGGGCCTCGGGCCCAGCCGGATGGGCGACGAGGGCATGCTCCGCTTCCTGCGGCGCCAGGCCCTGATCCGGCAGACGGGCACCCCCGCGACGATCGAGATGTTCCGCGAGGGGCCAGCCCAGTGA
- a CDS encoding polysaccharide deacetylase family protein, whose translation MTLDPGYLEYPNRSNGYDHDLYAWSNLHERPPVTWPQGSVAVWGCVSLEWFPIVPGGAFTAPGHMQTAYPDVRHYTARDYGNRVGAWRFLDAFEKAGVSASFATNAAVAERYPELLAAVVEGGHEVIAHATDMNGTIDSTLAEADERALIDDSLARLGACGVKPSGWLSIARSQSWRTLDLLKRAGLTYCCDWVNDELPYRFANGLIDLPLNHELSDRQIVAVQQQSADSWAQSMEDAFDWLAAEAAREGGGRMLPIHVTPYIMGLPYRIEAFESLITKLAARPEAWFARGDAIVDCWAGQQ comes from the coding sequence ATGACGCTCGATCCCGGCTATCTCGAATATCCCAACCGTTCCAACGGTTACGACCACGATCTTTACGCCTGGTCGAACCTGCATGAACGCCCGCCGGTGACCTGGCCGCAGGGCTCGGTGGCAGTGTGGGGCTGCGTCAGCCTCGAGTGGTTTCCCATAGTGCCCGGCGGGGCGTTCACGGCTCCGGGGCACATGCAGACCGCCTATCCGGACGTTCGCCACTACACTGCGCGCGATTACGGCAACCGGGTCGGCGCCTGGCGCTTCCTCGACGCGTTCGAGAAGGCAGGCGTAAGCGCTTCATTCGCAACGAATGCCGCGGTGGCCGAACGCTATCCCGAACTGCTCGCCGCGGTCGTAGAGGGCGGGCACGAAGTGATCGCGCACGCGACCGACATGAACGGCACAATCGATTCAACCTTGGCCGAAGCCGACGAGCGCGCCTTGATCGACGACTCGCTCGCACGGCTCGGGGCGTGCGGGGTTAAGCCCAGCGGCTGGCTGTCGATCGCGCGCTCGCAGTCTTGGCGCACGCTCGACCTGCTCAAGCGGGCAGGCCTCACCTATTGCTGCGACTGGGTGAACGACGAACTGCCCTATCGCTTCGCGAACGGCCTGATCGATCTGCCGCTCAATCACGAGCTGTCCGACCGCCAGATCGTCGCCGTGCAGCAGCAATCCGCCGACAGTTGGGCGCAAAGCATGGAAGACGCCTTCGACTGGCTCGCCGCAGAAGCAGCCCGCGAAGGGGGCGGACGAATGCTCCCGATCCACGTGACGCCGTATATCATGGGCCTGCCCTATCGCATCGAAGCGTTCGAGAGCCTGATAACGAAGCTCGCGGCGCGACCCGAAGCCTGGTTCGCGCGCGGCGATGCGATCGTCGACTGCTGGGCAGGGCAGCAATGA
- a CDS encoding polysaccharide deacetylase family protein, with product MREGSGDPELYDYAPYRGRRKIVWPGGKTCAVWVAPNLEYYEIDPPAHPKRKAWARPHPDVVGYSHRDHSNRVSHWRMAEVMSKHGFPGSVSLSVALCQHHPEVVADGVARGWEFFSHGIYNTRYAYEMSEDQERAIIADSIRTVREATGQTIRGWLAPALTHTPRTLDLIAEYGLDYTCDLYHDDQVQEVKVAKGRLASIPYSLEVNDHYGFFIYNMSPREYADTLIRQYERLAAEGEASGTVMCIPLHAYLIGQPHRIGPFEEALRHIAADGRAWIARAGEIVDAWRAQI from the coding sequence GTGCGCGAGGGATCCGGCGATCCGGAGCTGTACGATTACGCGCCCTATCGCGGGCGCAGGAAGATCGTCTGGCCGGGCGGCAAGACCTGCGCGGTGTGGGTGGCGCCGAACCTCGAATACTACGAAATCGATCCGCCCGCGCATCCCAAGCGCAAGGCCTGGGCGCGGCCGCATCCCGATGTCGTCGGATATTCGCACCGCGATCATTCGAACCGGGTCAGCCACTGGCGCATGGCCGAGGTCATGTCGAAACACGGATTTCCGGGATCGGTCAGCCTGTCGGTGGCGCTCTGCCAGCATCACCCCGAAGTGGTCGCGGACGGCGTCGCGCGCGGGTGGGAGTTCTTCAGCCACGGCATCTACAACACCCGCTACGCCTACGAGATGTCCGAGGACCAGGAGCGCGCGATTATCGCGGATTCGATCCGCACGGTGCGCGAGGCGACCGGGCAGACGATCCGCGGCTGGCTCGCCCCAGCACTGACCCACACCCCGCGCACGCTCGACCTGATCGCCGAGTACGGGCTGGACTATACCTGCGACCTCTATCACGACGACCAGGTGCAGGAGGTGAAGGTCGCCAAAGGCAGGCTCGCCTCGATCCCCTACAGCCTCGAGGTCAACGATCACTACGGCTTCTTCATCTACAACATGAGCCCGCGCGAATACGCCGATACGCTGATCCGGCAATACGAGCGGCTGGCCGCCGAGGGGGAGGCGTCGGGCACGGTCATGTGCATCCCCTTGCATGCCTACCTGATCGGCCAGCCGCACCGCATCGGTCCGTTCGAGGAGGCGCTGCGGCACATCGCTGCCGACGGCCGGGCGTGGATCGCGCGCGCTGGCGAGATCGTCGATGCGTGGAGGGCGCAGATATGA
- a CDS encoding isochorismatase family protein → MDLIGTRMVSDGKTARQLFEEVMANPARRKFGFGEKLAIVNVDFQQAYTRIDRFATAYETDPRQIDHANTISRLARERGMPVVWTRVAYKDDAGDAGVWGTRTDTPDSLQNIKYESERHQYDERCDIQPDDLQYTKRMPSAFFETPLASYLVWHKVDTVVVTGGSTSGCVRATAVDALSHGYRTIVPIETCADKHESYHFANLTDLQLKYADVEPVQAVIDWLEAR, encoded by the coding sequence ATGGATTTGATCGGCACGCGAATGGTCAGCGACGGCAAGACCGCACGCCAGCTGTTCGAGGAAGTGATGGCGAACCCGGCGCGCAGGAAGTTCGGCTTCGGCGAAAAGCTCGCCATCGTGAACGTCGATTTCCAGCAGGCCTACACCCGGATCGACAGGTTCGCGACCGCCTACGAGACCGACCCGCGCCAGATAGACCATGCGAACACGATCAGCCGCCTAGCGCGGGAGCGGGGCATGCCGGTGGTGTGGACACGGGTCGCCTACAAGGACGACGCCGGCGACGCGGGGGTGTGGGGCACACGCACCGACACGCCCGACTCCTTGCAGAACATCAAGTACGAGTCCGAGCGGCACCAGTACGACGAACGCTGCGACATCCAGCCCGACGACCTCCAGTACACCAAGCGCATGCCGAGTGCGTTCTTTGAGACGCCGCTTGCGAGCTATCTCGTGTGGCACAAGGTCGATACCGTGGTGGTGACCGGCGGCTCGACCAGCGGCTGCGTGCGGGCGACGGCGGTGGATGCGCTGAGCCACGGCTACCGCACGATCGTCCCTATCGAGACCTGTGCCGACAAGCACGAAAGCTACCACTTCGCCAACCTCACCGACCTCCAGCTCAAGTACGCCGACGTCGAGCCGGTGCAGGCGGTGATCGACTGGCTGGAGGCGCGCTGA
- a CDS encoding alpha/beta hydrolase has protein sequence MITRHVLTIPASGRRVHYRKCGSGPLLLMVHQSPRSSAEYERLMREWSAHFTCVAPDTPGFGQSDPLPGEPEIADFADALDEFLAALGVETCAAYGFHSGGIILVTALKRHPERFSGLAIGGYAIWTEEEMRIFGDSYLPPFRPSSYGEHLTWLWNRMLEQSWFFPWFDIRDEARLSVAHTDVGRVNAAVMEMLDAGDAYRAGYGAVLRAPRDIPAPESITAPVLITAYQGDPLCAHIERLGDMPPNWHAHAVATPAEHEAESLAFLRRHATDAPALIAEDANEGWLTIGEGLIHWRGERDAERMVLQAPANELTDPGPNEVAIDVPGHGLSSDFADMEDAIEAARDALGARHIAWPQVPQGDPDLLYPDLAPDRYGSHLLRAWSAARAEALFRPWYAADKDHALPVDSAALDPEAIARRARARLRAGGAARRFHKLLIDRTGDPA, from the coding sequence GTGATAACGCGCCACGTACTCACCATTCCGGCTTCCGGCCGCCGTGTCCACTACCGCAAGTGCGGCAGCGGGCCCTTGCTTCTGATGGTGCATCAGAGCCCGCGCAGTTCCGCCGAGTACGAGCGGCTCATGCGCGAGTGGAGCGCGCATTTCACCTGCGTGGCGCCCGACACACCGGGCTTCGGCCAGTCCGATCCGCTGCCCGGCGAACCCGAGATCGCTGATTTCGCAGACGCGCTCGACGAATTCCTGGCGGCGCTCGGAGTCGAAACCTGCGCGGCCTATGGGTTCCACTCCGGCGGGATCATCCTCGTCACCGCGCTCAAGCGACACCCGGAGCGTTTCTCTGGGCTCGCGATCGGCGGTTACGCGATCTGGACCGAGGAAGAGATGCGCATTTTCGGCGACAGCTACCTGCCGCCGTTCCGCCCTTCTTCATACGGCGAGCACCTCACGTGGCTTTGGAACCGGATGCTCGAGCAGAGCTGGTTCTTCCCGTGGTTCGATATTCGCGACGAAGCGCGCCTGTCGGTCGCGCACACCGATGTCGGCCGGGTCAACGCCGCGGTGATGGAGATGCTCGACGCGGGCGACGCCTATCGCGCGGGATACGGCGCGGTCCTGCGCGCGCCCCGCGACATTCCGGCACCCGAATCCATAACGGCTCCAGTTCTGATCACCGCGTACCAGGGCGATCCATTGTGTGCGCATATCGAGCGGCTCGGAGACATGCCGCCGAATTGGCACGCGCATGCAGTCGCCACGCCGGCCGAGCACGAAGCGGAGAGCCTCGCCTTCCTTCGCCGCCATGCAACCGACGCACCGGCGCTAATCGCGGAAGATGCGAACGAAGGCTGGCTCACTATCGGCGAGGGCCTGATCCACTGGCGCGGAGAGCGCGATGCCGAGCGGATGGTGCTCCAGGCTCCCGCAAACGAACTGACCGACCCGGGGCCGAACGAAGTCGCGATCGACGTGCCGGGACACGGGCTGTCGTCGGATTTCGCCGACATGGAGGACGCGATAGAGGCCGCACGCGATGCACTCGGCGCGCGGCACATCGCCTGGCCGCAGGTCCCGCAGGGCGACCCCGACCTGCTCTACCCCGACCTCGCCCCCGACAGGTACGGCAGCCATCTGCTTCGCGCATGGAGCGCGGCCCGCGCCGAGGCGCTGTTCCGCCCCTGGTACGCCGCCGACAAGGATCACGCGCTGCCGGTCGATTCCGCCGCGCTCGACCCTGAAGCCATCGCCCGCCGCGCCCGTGCCCGCCTGCGCGCCGGCGGCGCGGCGCGTCGCTTCCACAAGCTTCTCATCGACCGAACCGGAGACCCCGCTTGA
- a CDS encoding DUF3598 domain-containing protein — translation MTDIRTAMPLLARHEGVWDGTYTYFNAANEKIDEHASRLFCRFPEDGPHAYHQTNHYTWADGRTDVRDFPAEYRDGRVWWDNDLIKGWAAEVPLDEYNRTVMLYWQRQGDPSLYLYEMIQLADDGQSRCRTWHWIRNGQLETRTAIQETLVTRDWRSLEG, via the coding sequence TTGACCGACATACGTACCGCGATGCCGCTACTCGCCCGCCACGAAGGCGTGTGGGACGGGACCTACACCTATTTCAACGCCGCCAACGAGAAGATTGACGAGCATGCAAGCCGCCTGTTCTGCCGCTTTCCCGAAGACGGCCCGCACGCCTATCACCAGACCAACCATTACACCTGGGCCGACGGCCGCACCGACGTGCGCGATTTTCCCGCCGAGTACCGCGATGGGCGCGTCTGGTGGGACAACGACCTCATCAAGGGCTGGGCGGCCGAAGTCCCGCTCGACGAGTACAACCGCACAGTCATGCTCTACTGGCAGCGGCAGGGCGATCCGTCGCTCTATCTCTACGAGATGATCCAGCTCGCCGACGACGGGCAGAGCCGCTGCCGCACGTGGCACTGGATCCGCAATGGCCAGCTCGAGACCCGAACCGCCATTCAGGAGACGCTCGTCACACGCGACTGGCGGTCGCTGGAAGGGTAG
- a CDS encoding 3-isopropylmalate dehydratase large subunit has protein sequence MPQTLVDRIWDAHRVATTPGGADLIAIDRVFLHERTGASALKRMAEMGRSVHDPARVFAVTDHIVDTRPGRTDATLMPGGQAFISETREACRAAGITLFDVDSPDQGIVHVISPELGIVLPGITLVAPDSHTCTQGAFGALAWGIGSSEAEHAMVTGTLRLPRPQTMRVSFDGALSPGVTAKDMALALIARHGAGGGAGFAVEFAGSAVRALDMEARMTLCNMATEFAAMTGIVAPDEAAFAWLAGRRYAPAAFDHPHWATLRSDDAATFDREIAIDASSIAPMVSWGTSPEQAIPVDGAVPQGPARAHDYIGLDAGHAIGGTPVDAAFIGSCTNSRLSDLRKAAALLRGKRIAPSIRKALVVPGSMAVKRAAEAEGLDKVFEAAGFEWRMSGCSLCFYAGGEGFAPGSRVISSTNRNFEGRQGPGIRTHIASPETVAASALAGAIADPRPLLARVAA, from the coding sequence ATGCCGCAGACGCTGGTCGACAGGATCTGGGACGCGCACCGGGTGGCAACCACCCCCGGCGGCGCGGACCTGATCGCGATCGACCGGGTGTTTCTGCACGAGCGGACCGGCGCTTCGGCCCTGAAGCGCATGGCCGAGATGGGCCGCTCCGTGCACGATCCGGCGCGGGTGTTCGCAGTGACCGATCACATCGTCGATACCCGCCCCGGCCGAACCGACGCGACGCTGATGCCCGGCGGGCAGGCCTTCATCTCCGAGACGCGCGAGGCCTGCCGCGCGGCGGGCATCACGCTGTTCGACGTCGACAGCCCCGACCAGGGGATCGTCCACGTGATCTCGCCCGAACTCGGCATCGTGCTGCCCGGCATCACCCTCGTCGCGCCCGACAGCCACACGTGCACCCAGGGGGCCTTCGGCGCGCTCGCGTGGGGCATCGGTTCGAGCGAGGCCGAGCACGCGATGGTCACCGGCACCCTGCGCCTGCCGCGTCCGCAGACCATGCGTGTCAGCTTCGACGGGGCACTCTCCCCCGGGGTCACCGCCAAGGATATGGCACTCGCGCTCATCGCACGCCACGGCGCAGGCGGCGGCGCGGGCTTCGCGGTCGAGTTCGCCGGAAGCGCGGTGCGCGCGCTCGACATGGAAGCGCGCATGACGCTGTGCAACATGGCAACCGAGTTCGCGGCGATGACCGGGATCGTCGCGCCGGACGAAGCGGCCTTTGCCTGGCTCGCTGGCCGCCGCTACGCCCCCGCAGCCTTCGACCATCCCCACTGGGCGACGCTCCGCAGCGACGACGCCGCGACGTTCGACCGCGAGATTGCGATCGACGCTTCCTCGATCGCGCCGATGGTCAGTTGGGGCACCAGCCCCGAACAGGCGATCCCGGTGGACGGAGCGGTGCCCCAGGGGCCGGCGAGAGCGCACGACTACATCGGCCTCGATGCCGGACACGCGATCGGTGGGACCCCGGTCGACGCCGCCTTCATCGGCAGTTGCACCAACAGCCGGCTGTCGGACTTGCGCAAGGCCGCAGCGCTCCTGCGCGGCAAGCGGATCGCGCCATCGATCCGCAAGGCGCTCGTTGTGCCCGGCAGCATGGCGGTGAAGCGTGCGGCGGAAGCCGAAGGGCTCGACAAGGTGTTCGAGGCGGCCGGGTTCGAGTGGCGGATGAGCGGCTGCTCGCTGTGCTTCTATGCGGGCGGCGAAGGCTTCGCGCCGGGCAGCCGGGTGATCTCCAGCACCAACCGCAATTTCGAAGGGCGCCAGGGCCCGGGCATCCGCACGCACATTGCCTCGCCGGAAACGGTCGCCGCAAGCGCGCTCGCGGGGGCCATCGCCGATCCGCGGCCGCTGCTCGCAAGGGTCGCCGCATGA
- the leuD gene encoding 3-isopropylmalate dehydratase small subunit, with amino-acid sequence MNPVTTITSPAVPLLRDNIDTDTIIPSREMKSTGRAGLADGLFAPWRYTDAASRTRDPSFVLNQRDAIGTRLILAGKNFGCGSSREHAVWALAEFGIEAIIAPSFAPIFKANCIRNGLLPIELPEEVVRSLAWEMVRIDLAAQTVSAGEESWPFEIDPEAKEMLLGGLDAIDVTLNHLKDTFDRWMRVDMTRRPWVYLSPRRTDDGAQR; translated from the coding sequence ATGAATCCCGTGACGACCATCACCAGCCCGGCCGTGCCGCTGCTGCGCGACAACATCGACACCGACACGATCATCCCCAGCCGTGAGATGAAGAGCACGGGACGCGCGGGCCTTGCCGACGGGCTGTTCGCGCCGTGGCGCTACACCGATGCCGCGAGCCGCACGCGCGATCCTTCGTTCGTGCTCAACCAGCGCGACGCGATCGGCACCCGCCTCATCCTCGCGGGCAAAAACTTCGGCTGCGGTTCGAGCCGAGAGCACGCGGTCTGGGCGCTAGCCGAGTTCGGCATCGAGGCGATCATCGCCCCCAGCTTCGCGCCGATCTTCAAGGCCAACTGCATCCGCAACGGCCTCTTGCCAATCGAACTGCCCGAAGAGGTCGTTCGCTCGCTCGCCTGGGAGATGGTGCGGATCGACCTCGCGGCACAGACCGTCAGCGCGGGCGAGGAGAGCTGGCCGTTCGAAATCGATCCCGAGGCGAAGGAGATGCTGCTCGGCGGGCTCGATGCGATCGACGTTACGCTGAACCATCTCAAGGACACGTTCGACCGCTGGATGCGCGTGGACATGACCAGGAGGCCATGGGTCTATCTTTCGCCGCGTCGGACGGATGACGGAGCGCAGCGATGA
- a CDS encoding hydroxymethylglutaryl-CoA lyase produces the protein MTRILVSEVGPRDGLQSIDRVMPLEAKKAWIAAEAAAGVREIEVGSFVPPSLLPQMADTTELVAFAKTIPGLNVVALVPNAKGAARAVEAGVDAMSIPFSMSETHSIKNVRKDHPAMLLEIEEAARIAHAGGKHFAVGLATAFGCTIEGAVPQDTVVRLAEKALEAGADEVGLSDTTGYADPAQVRRLVQAVRRVAGDRLTTLHLHNTRGLGLANAVAGLEVGITTLDASLGGLGGCPFAPGASGNIVTEDLVLMLNSMGFDTGIDLEKLLEVRKIVAEALPGEPLYGFTPDAGPMLDYAERIAG, from the coding sequence ATGACCCGTATCCTCGTCTCCGAAGTCGGCCCGCGCGACGGCTTGCAGTCGATCGACCGGGTCATGCCGCTCGAAGCCAAGAAGGCGTGGATCGCCGCCGAGGCCGCCGCGGGCGTGCGCGAGATCGAGGTCGGCAGCTTCGTTCCGCCCAGCCTCCTGCCGCAGATGGCCGACACCACCGAACTTGTCGCTTTCGCCAAGACCATTCCCGGCCTCAACGTCGTCGCGCTGGTGCCCAACGCCAAGGGCGCGGCGCGCGCGGTCGAGGCCGGGGTCGACGCGATGAGCATCCCGTTCTCGATGAGCGAAACGCACTCGATCAAGAACGTCCGCAAGGACCATCCGGCCATGTTGCTGGAAATCGAGGAAGCCGCGCGCATCGCCCATGCCGGCGGCAAGCACTTCGCGGTCGGGCTCGCCACCGCGTTCGGGTGCACGATCGAAGGCGCGGTGCCGCAGGACACCGTTGTACGCTTGGCGGAGAAGGCGCTCGAGGCGGGCGCCGACGAGGTCGGGCTGTCGGACACGACCGGCTATGCCGACCCGGCCCAGGTCAGGCGGCTTGTCCAGGCCGTCCGGCGCGTCGCCGGCGACCGGCTGACCACGCTCCATCTCCACAACACCCGCGGCCTCGGCCTCGCCAATGCGGTGGCGGGGCTGGAGGTCGGGATCACCACGCTCGACGCCTCGCTCGGCGGGCTCGGCGGCTGCCCGTTCGCCCCGGGAGCATCGGGCAATATCGTCACCGAAGACCTTGTGCTGATGCTCAACAGCATGGGTTTCGATACGGGAATCGACCTCGAGAAACTGCTCGAAGTGCGCAAGATCGTCGCCGAGGCGCTGCCGGGCGAGCCGCTCTACGGGTTCACGCCCGATGCCGGACCGATGCTCGACTACGCCGAAAGGATCGCAGGATGA